Proteins found in one Sphingomonas sp. SORGH_AS_0879 genomic segment:
- a CDS encoding DUF4878 domain-containing protein — translation MNRFVILAIGCVSVGACSKTEKPEDVARAFIVDNAAGRGAEVLERIDPAVRPLAGMMVAAAPKTATSGPPPHGGIKTVEVLDTKTVDPDYAIVETVSHFGDGTEVSRTAKLRRVDGKWYITM, via the coding sequence ATGAATCGCTTCGTTATCCTGGCGATCGGCTGCGTCAGCGTGGGTGCCTGCTCGAAGACCGAAAAGCCTGAGGATGTCGCCCGCGCGTTCATCGTCGACAATGCGGCCGGGCGAGGTGCCGAGGTGCTGGAGCGGATCGACCCCGCTGTTCGCCCTCTCGCGGGGATGATGGTGGCGGCCGCGCCCAAGACGGCCACATCCGGTCCACCGCCTCATGGCGGCATCAAGACGGTAGAAGTGCTCGACACCAAGACCGTCGATCCCGATTATGCTATCGTTGAGACGGTATCGCATTTCGGTGACGGCACCGAGGTGAGCCGGACCGCGAAGCTGCGTCGTGTCGATGGCAAGTGGTACATCACCATGTGA
- a CDS encoding TonB-dependent receptor, translating into MLILGAAQAHAQTADTSVHHDSAPTVAQDRAPAQSAAQNDEAAMGNDIVVTAQKREQRISDVPMSITALNAENLELIGGTELSKVSAITPGFVIQLQDKFAPGFSIRGITSNDFQPQAELRVALFQDGVPVTQATASYTELFDIDRIEVERGPQSTLHGRSALNGGVSIYQKRAGDTLGFEGKIAGGNYNYWSAQGVVNLPLSDTLAIRVGALARKRDGFVSDAQFDRTYNAVNAQAYRFAARWTPADDFEMNLIATYDRDDTRGGVPFKSRTFLPLNQTTGAIIGDLNFWTPTHLDTFGTFREPLFTRDIVNISSTMDWRLSDKFSITSISGFRWADALQTGDNDGTPTNMIAYEQNNFGYQVSEELRLNFSDVGPFQGFVGASFFRADNGMDFDLGYDERAMALLLGGTLQTLAPRGLTNAQINAILGPAAAALKPFHIDRQITRAKINTYDIFGDVTADVTARLQVFAGGRVTFDKKEASTQGLLPLGPSRLTGRGLLLQPTPNGAVLTGENDSTTVTGRAGLRYTLARDVNVYAVYGLGKRPEVVQVLNTGAQIIPAESLESAEAGIKARALGGRLSGDLSVYHYKYSNFQTLGTVNGTIGTINAGKAKATGVEAQLSYTPVNGIRLFGSYGWNKARFENGIYDGNRFRNSPDNKYAIGADFYADLGSGRVSFAPLYSWQSKMFFDDNNDRSDLQVRTPASFSDKVVDEYQGAFGLLSARLSFTGDRDRWSFALVGDNLTDEKFIVDAGNTGDNFGIPTFIAGTRRTYRAEFGVKF; encoded by the coding sequence ATGTTGATCCTTGGCGCCGCCCAGGCGCACGCCCAGACGGCCGACACTTCGGTGCACCATGATTCCGCGCCGACCGTGGCACAGGATCGCGCGCCGGCCCAGTCGGCCGCTCAGAATGACGAGGCGGCGATGGGCAACGACATCGTCGTCACCGCGCAGAAGCGCGAGCAGCGGATCAGCGATGTTCCGATGTCGATCACCGCGCTCAACGCCGAAAATCTCGAGCTGATCGGCGGCACCGAACTGAGCAAGGTCTCCGCGATCACGCCGGGCTTCGTCATCCAGCTCCAAGACAAGTTCGCGCCGGGCTTCTCGATCCGCGGCATCACCTCGAACGACTTCCAGCCCCAGGCCGAGCTGCGCGTCGCGCTGTTCCAGGACGGCGTGCCGGTGACGCAGGCGACCGCGTCCTATACCGAGCTGTTCGATATCGACCGGATCGAAGTCGAGCGCGGCCCGCAGTCGACGCTGCACGGTCGCTCGGCGCTGAACGGCGGCGTCTCGATATACCAGAAGCGGGCTGGCGACACGCTCGGCTTCGAGGGCAAGATCGCCGGCGGGAATTACAACTACTGGTCGGCGCAGGGCGTGGTGAACCTGCCGCTCAGCGACACGCTGGCGATCCGCGTCGGCGCGCTGGCACGCAAGCGCGACGGCTTCGTGTCGGACGCCCAGTTCGACCGGACGTACAACGCGGTGAACGCGCAGGCCTATCGCTTCGCCGCGCGCTGGACGCCCGCGGACGATTTCGAGATGAACCTGATCGCCACCTATGACCGCGACGATACGCGCGGCGGCGTCCCCTTCAAGTCGCGCACCTTCCTGCCGCTCAACCAGACGACCGGCGCGATCATCGGCGACCTGAACTTCTGGACCCCCACCCATCTCGACACCTTCGGGACGTTTCGCGAGCCGCTGTTCACCCGCGACATCGTCAACATCAGCAGCACGATGGACTGGCGGCTGAGCGACAAGTTCAGCATCACCTCGATCAGCGGCTTTCGCTGGGCCGACGCGCTGCAGACCGGCGACAATGACGGCACGCCGACCAACATGATCGCCTATGAGCAGAATAATTTCGGCTATCAGGTGTCGGAGGAGCTGCGCCTCAATTTCAGCGATGTCGGCCCGTTCCAGGGCTTTGTCGGCGCCAGCTTCTTCCGTGCCGACAACGGCATGGACTTCGATCTAGGCTATGACGAGCGCGCGATGGCGCTTCTCCTCGGCGGCACGCTGCAGACGCTCGCGCCGCGCGGGCTGACCAACGCCCAGATCAACGCGATCCTGGGGCCGGCCGCGGCGGCGCTCAAGCCGTTCCACATCGATCGCCAGATCACCCGCGCCAAGATCAACACCTATGACATTTTCGGCGACGTCACCGCCGATGTGACGGCCAGGCTCCAGGTCTTCGCGGGCGGGCGCGTGACCTTCGACAAGAAGGAAGCGTCGACCCAGGGCCTGCTCCCGCTCGGCCCCAGCCGCCTCACCGGGCGCGGGCTGCTGCTCCAGCCGACCCCGAACGGCGCGGTGCTGACCGGCGAGAATGATTCGACCACCGTCACCGGCCGCGCCGGCCTTCGCTACACGCTGGCGCGCGACGTCAACGTCTATGCCGTGTACGGCTTGGGCAAGCGCCCCGAGGTCGTGCAGGTACTCAACACCGGCGCGCAGATCATTCCGGCGGAATCGCTCGAATCGGCCGAAGCGGGCATCAAGGCCCGTGCGCTGGGCGGACGCCTGAGCGGCGATCTCTCGGTCTATCACTACAAGTACAGCAATTTTCAGACGCTCGGCACGGTCAACGGCACGATCGGCACGATCAACGCGGGCAAGGCGAAGGCCACCGGCGTCGAGGCGCAGCTTAGCTACACGCCGGTCAACGGCATCCGGCTGTTCGGCAGCTATGGCTGGAACAAGGCGCGGTTCGAGAACGGCATCTATGACGGCAATCGCTTCCGCAACAGCCCGGACAACAAATACGCGATCGGCGCCGATTTCTATGCCGATCTCGGCAGCGGCCGGGTGAGCTTCGCGCCGCTCTACAGCTGGCAGTCGAAGATGTTCTTCGACGACAATAACGACCGTTCCGACCTGCAGGTCCGCACGCCCGCGAGCTTCTCCGACAAGGTGGTCGACGAGTATCAGGGCGCCTTCGGCCTGCTGAGCGCACGCCTCTCCTTCACCGGCGATCGCGACCGCTGGAGCTTCGCGCTGGTGGGCGACAACCTCACCGACGAGAAGTTCATTGTCGATGCCGGCAACACCGGCGACAATTTCGGCATCCCGACCTTCATCGCCGGCACCCGCCGCACCTATCGCGCCGAATTCGGCGTCAAGTTCTGA
- a CDS encoding MobA/MobL family protein: protein MAWADRRETGSAAPSRKMAMLTGVSKRAIRTYQVPMVDERGRVSLYFRIRYVGFKSKKWRAGLPADHALYILREDALERIGDDAIDSVPMSNMGKDAQEIAAGWRALEAVEEGYRANAIVQHRIIWNLPHDLTAVERRALVEDFCQRTFGRLGLPWVAAIHTPDAKGDQRNFHAHICFSVRPCERTGDHEWSIAQEKVNGLTDPDGLKLMRALAAAHMNRACRAAGRRERFTHQTYKERGIDAQRQAHVGAAAMAAHERGEHVHAIARNAVIAESNELAIEKVRVEREVQAHARLTGLLERQIQVADLRAHAAAITARTKVIATSAREMIERVRRAKAVARPVAPQAVLKIRDHAQAILRRIQQRRVVHRPSPAVRNTAMTLAVTARTVAERIGTVPAPIIPSRTALMQPRRVATIVAGRTTSAVLHQKLTEQRAAAAAIHQRLVARDRQHAHEQARRLILTAEPTPYRREHNRLILDLSAMPMAARQMIESLPHDDLGRALRERHRLDQQRAAEQRKAADAAAKRVEAEHAAEAARRTLVEEACRILRDAEPRPYRRNGKRIEPDWSVLPPRERDTVTAVGIGDDDLRRALLERVRHDDRADRTTAMLDTIERERRPVPTIDGRRQVDAHTLATFGLRDDDVQTERVQRQLEDIAAQQLGEHGMIASYATAHPDQLVRSDAGWSLVPAAPAVMRELVEAWRHDDKVQRILGMLAERTGTDVVTAAKPVLTMTDTPTGEARQTGVQDAPASNSPPAIVEKRRSTRRAARISRNLSASCGW, encoded by the coding sequence ATGGCCTGGGCCGACAGACGGGAAACGGGCAGCGCCGCACCGTCCCGTAAGATGGCGATGCTCACCGGCGTGTCGAAACGCGCCATCCGCACCTACCAAGTGCCGATGGTCGACGAACGCGGCCGCGTCTCCTTGTACTTCCGCATTCGCTACGTCGGCTTCAAATCGAAGAAATGGCGCGCGGGCCTGCCCGCCGATCACGCGCTCTATATTCTGCGCGAGGACGCGCTCGAGCGGATCGGCGATGACGCGATCGATTCCGTGCCGATGTCGAACATGGGCAAGGACGCGCAGGAGATCGCGGCAGGCTGGCGCGCGCTGGAGGCGGTCGAGGAAGGCTATCGCGCCAATGCCATCGTCCAGCATCGCATCATCTGGAACCTGCCGCATGACCTGACCGCGGTCGAGCGCCGCGCGCTGGTCGAGGATTTCTGCCAGCGGACTTTCGGCCGACTCGGCCTGCCGTGGGTCGCCGCGATCCACACGCCGGACGCTAAGGGCGATCAGCGCAACTTTCACGCGCATATCTGCTTCTCGGTGCGCCCGTGCGAGCGCACCGGCGACCATGAATGGTCGATCGCGCAGGAGAAGGTGAATGGCCTGACCGACCCGGACGGCCTGAAGCTGATGCGGGCGCTAGCCGCCGCGCACATGAACCGCGCCTGCCGCGCGGCCGGGCGGCGCGAGCGCTTCACCCATCAGACGTACAAGGAGCGCGGCATCGACGCCCAGCGGCAGGCGCATGTCGGTGCCGCTGCGATGGCGGCGCATGAACGCGGCGAGCATGTCCATGCCATCGCCCGCAATGCCGTCATCGCCGAGAGCAACGAGCTCGCGATCGAAAAGGTACGGGTTGAACGGGAGGTGCAGGCCCATGCACGGCTGACAGGTCTGCTCGAACGGCAGATACAGGTGGCTGACCTGCGGGCCCACGCCGCTGCGATCACTGCCCGCACGAAGGTCATCGCGACGTCAGCCCGCGAGATGATCGAACGAGTCCGCCGAGCAAAGGCTGTCGCGCGACCCGTCGCTCCACAAGCCGTTCTTAAGATCCGCGATCACGCCCAGGCGATCCTGCGGCGTATCCAGCAGCGACGGGTCGTGCATCGGCCGTCGCCCGCGGTGCGGAACACGGCGATGACATTGGCGGTCACGGCTCGAACGGTCGCGGAGCGGATCGGCACAGTACCGGCACCGATCATACCGTCCCGGACCGCGCTGATGCAGCCCCGGCGCGTCGCGACGATCGTGGCAGGTCGGACCACGTCGGCGGTACTGCATCAAAAACTAACCGAGCAGCGCGCCGCAGCCGCAGCGATCCACCAGCGCCTCGTTGCGCGTGACCGGCAACACGCGCACGAACAGGCTCGCCGCCTGATCCTCACCGCCGAACCGACGCCCTATCGGCGGGAGCACAACCGCCTGATCCTCGATCTGTCCGCCATGCCCATGGCGGCGCGGCAAATGATCGAAAGCCTGCCGCACGATGATCTCGGCCGCGCCCTGCGCGAGCGTCATCGTCTCGACCAGCAGCGTGCAGCCGAACAACGCAAGGCCGCCGACGCAGCGGCGAAACGCGTGGAAGCCGAACACGCCGCCGAAGCCGCTCGACGTACACTGGTCGAGGAAGCCTGCCGCATCCTGCGCGACGCGGAACCGCGCCCCTATCGCCGGAACGGCAAGCGGATCGAACCCGACTGGTCCGTCCTGCCTCCGCGTGAGCGTGACACGGTGACGGCGGTCGGCATCGGCGACGATGACCTGCGTCGCGCCCTCCTCGAACGCGTCCGGCACGACGACCGTGCCGACCGGACCACCGCGATGCTGGATACGATCGAAAGGGAACGCCGTCCTGTGCCGACGATCGACGGTCGCCGACAGGTCGATGCGCACACGCTGGCGACCTTCGGCCTGCGTGACGACGATGTTCAGACCGAACGGGTGCAGCGCCAACTCGAAGATATCGCGGCACAGCAACTCGGCGAGCACGGCATGATCGCGAGCTATGCCACGGCGCACCCCGATCAGCTGGTGCGGAGCGATGCGGGCTGGTCGCTGGTCCCGGCCGCCCCGGCCGTCATGCGGGAACTGGTCGAGGCGTGGCGGCATGACGATAAGGTTCAACGCATCCTTGGGATGCTCGCCGAGCGGACGGGGACCGACGTTGTGACCGCGGCGAAGCCGGTGTTGACGATGACCGACACGCCGACGGGGGAAGCGCGGCAAACCGGGGTGCAGGATGCGCCGGCATCAAACAGCCCGCCCGCCATCGTCGAGAAACGGCGTTCAACCCGCCGCGCCGCCCGCATCTCCCGAAACCTCTCCGCGTCATGCGGATGGTAA
- a CDS encoding S8 family serine peptidase → MNALYALDSGHMGQGVTVAVVDDGVMNVNGELDGRIDQTLSKDFGYVVAADGTRTKRSELGSAASDHGTAVANIIAARVNGNATAGYAPSATIVALRVADWDEKTQGEILSHTDEAIRYAADKGIKIVSSSLVGGSAGWTSATERLATTGGLLVNSTGNFGGADPYNAQWITTDNRKAVLFVGALSPALNKYEIEAYSNKAGTMKDRTVVAVGANVTTLVDGTVGVFSGTSSAAPVVAGLAADILSKWPQLSGQQAGDVILQTAKDIGAPGPDEVFGMGLVDFQAALSPVNPKLSNGSTQTSIAKSVMVVPGAVGTAAIQTALSHVTVLDAFGRDFTGSIAALVVQPQVMADRRIERRVRQMGQQASLAFGGFSGTMGYTSVRFGPGQDQVRSAATAGTFGYTDGTTGVHAAWNAGDMLQADVMGLAPFADGVLAYVPQAGTSLSIDRAVGGGRLGLTMAAGRAAGSAAQAMTLAWSRGDLDLRASYIDEDGTLMGMPTGSGALRLGRGARTVMVEMHHRIGVTDGWSLEGYGSLGMTRLKIDAASLVTGATPILGSRVGVQASGVVPGGLLTLGIAQPLAIEAGAAELTLGTGYDLATRSVMYGVTRASLAGARRVQLTAGYVTRTAMPLRLGVMHDVTDGSVAALVGWHTGF, encoded by the coding sequence ATGAACGCCCTCTATGCGCTCGACAGCGGGCACATGGGCCAGGGTGTCACCGTCGCCGTGGTCGACGACGGCGTCATGAACGTGAACGGCGAGCTCGACGGCCGCATCGACCAGACGCTGTCGAAGGACTTCGGCTATGTCGTGGCCGCCGACGGCACGCGGACGAAGCGGAGCGAGTTGGGCAGCGCGGCGTCCGACCACGGGACGGCGGTCGCCAACATCATTGCCGCTAGGGTCAATGGCAACGCGACTGCCGGCTACGCCCCGTCCGCGACGATCGTCGCGCTGCGGGTCGCCGACTGGGACGAGAAAACGCAAGGCGAGATTCTGTCGCACACCGATGAGGCCATCCGCTATGCGGCGGACAAGGGCATCAAGATCGTCAGCAGCTCGCTGGTCGGCGGCAGCGCGGGCTGGACCTCAGCGACCGAACGGCTGGCGACGACGGGTGGCCTGCTCGTCAACTCGACCGGCAATTTCGGTGGCGCTGACCCCTATAATGCGCAGTGGATCACCACCGATAACCGCAAGGCGGTCCTGTTCGTCGGCGCACTCAGCCCGGCGCTGAACAAGTACGAGATCGAGGCCTATTCCAACAAGGCGGGCACGATGAAGGACCGCACCGTCGTCGCGGTCGGCGCCAATGTGACGACGCTGGTCGACGGCACGGTCGGCGTCTTCTCCGGCACCAGCTCGGCGGCGCCGGTGGTGGCAGGACTCGCCGCCGACATCCTGTCGAAATGGCCGCAGCTGTCCGGCCAGCAGGCGGGTGACGTCATCCTTCAGACCGCCAAGGACATCGGCGCGCCGGGGCCGGACGAGGTGTTCGGCATGGGGCTGGTCGACTTCCAGGCGGCGCTGTCGCCGGTCAATCCGAAACTTTCGAACGGCAGCACCCAGACCAGCATCGCCAAGTCCGTGATGGTGGTGCCGGGTGCCGTCGGCACCGCTGCGATCCAGACAGCGCTGTCCCATGTCACTGTGCTCGACGCCTTTGGCCGTGACTTCACCGGCTCGATCGCCGCGCTGGTCGTCCAGCCGCAGGTCATGGCGGACCGCCGGATCGAACGTCGCGTCCGGCAGATGGGGCAGCAGGCGAGCCTAGCGTTCGGCGGCTTCAGCGGCACCATGGGCTATACCAGCGTCCGCTTCGGTCCCGGCCAGGATCAGGTCCGGTCCGCAGCGACGGCGGGGACCTTCGGCTATACCGACGGGACGACCGGGGTGCATGCGGCGTGGAATGCCGGCGATATGCTCCAAGCGGACGTGATGGGGCTGGCGCCTTTCGCCGATGGTGTGCTCGCCTATGTCCCGCAGGCCGGGACCAGCCTCAGCATCGATCGGGCGGTCGGTGGCGGGCGGCTCGGGCTGACCATGGCGGCGGGTCGTGCCGCCGGTAGCGCCGCGCAGGCGATGACGCTGGCCTGGAGTCGTGGTGACCTCGATCTGCGCGCCTCGTACATCGACGAGGACGGCACGCTGATGGGCATGCCGACCGGCAGTGGCGCGCTGCGGCTGGGACGCGGTGCCCGCACGGTGATGGTCGAGATGCATCACCGGATCGGCGTGACCGATGGCTGGTCGCTGGAGGGCTATGGCTCGCTGGGCATGACCCGGCTGAAGATCGACGCCGCCTCGCTCGTCACCGGCGCCACCCCGATCCTCGGCAGCCGGGTCGGCGTGCAGGCGAGCGGCGTGGTGCCTGGCGGCCTGCTGACGCTGGGGATCGCGCAGCCGCTCGCCATCGAGGCGGGGGCGGCAGAGCTGACGCTGGGCACCGGCTACGACCTTGCGACCCGCTCGGTCATGTACGGCGTCACCCGCGCCAGCCTTGCCGGAGCCCGCCGCGTCCAGCTGACCGCCGGGTACGTCACCCGCACCGCCATGCCGCTCCGCCTAGGCGTCATGCACGACGTCACCGACGGCTCCGTCGCCGCGCTCGTCGGCTGGCACACCGGCTTCTGA
- a CDS encoding metallophosphoesterase — MRKTATLLAAAALFAGAVPALAQDRSFTIAAIPDTQNYTDYTHQTAEGFKFDADKMFLDQMAYIAANLRANGGDIDFVTALGDVWQHQTLQMDPGHAARGFKRVANPILDAHFAPTPKVTTVEIATARKGYEMIAGKVPFSVVPGNHDYDAMWTDSNHPPAAKFTDMASLGMLHPGGLNNFRSLFGADKSFFKDKSWYVASHDGGADSAQVFTAGGYTFLHIGLQFDAPNASLEWAARIIAQHPGLPTIVSTHDYMTKEGERVANPMIDGHAADPEDNNPQMVWDKFISQHDQIFLVLCGHEHGQAMRVDNNRAGHPVWQVLADYQDRKQSAIDAGAKMGPGEGIGDGWLRLMRFDMGSATPTIRVRTYSTHYKKQSSDTPDYATWYKAAEKPKLSDEAFHGEDDFKIDLTGFRARFGNPR; from the coding sequence ATGCGCAAGACCGCAACGCTGCTCGCCGCCGCCGCCCTGTTCGCAGGCGCGGTGCCGGCACTCGCCCAGGACCGCAGCTTCACGATCGCCGCGATCCCCGACACCCAGAACTATACCGACTATACCCACCAGACCGCCGAGGGCTTCAAGTTCGACGCGGACAAGATGTTCCTCGACCAGATGGCCTATATCGCCGCGAACCTGCGCGCGAACGGCGGCGACATCGACTTCGTCACCGCGCTTGGCGATGTATGGCAGCACCAGACGCTGCAGATGGACCCGGGCCATGCCGCGCGCGGCTTCAAGCGCGTCGCCAACCCGATCCTCGACGCCCATTTCGCGCCGACGCCCAAGGTGACGACGGTGGAAATCGCCACCGCGCGCAAGGGCTATGAGATGATCGCGGGCAAGGTGCCCTTCTCGGTCGTGCCGGGCAATCACGACTATGACGCGATGTGGACCGACTCCAATCATCCGCCCGCGGCCAAGTTCACCGACATGGCGAGCCTCGGCATGCTGCATCCGGGCGGGCTGAACAATTTCCGCTCGCTGTTCGGCGCCGACAAGTCCTTCTTCAAGGACAAGAGCTGGTATGTCGCCAGCCATGACGGCGGCGCCGACAGCGCGCAGGTCTTCACCGCGGGCGGCTACACCTTCCTGCACATCGGGCTGCAATTCGACGCGCCCAACGCCTCGCTCGAATGGGCCGCGAGGATCATCGCCCAGCATCCCGGGCTGCCGACGATCGTCTCGACGCACGACTACATGACCAAGGAAGGCGAGCGCGTCGCCAATCCGATGATCGACGGCCACGCCGCCGATCCCGAGGACAACAACCCGCAAATGGTGTGGGACAAGTTCATCAGCCAGCACGACCAGATCTTCCTGGTGCTGTGCGGGCATGAGCATGGCCAGGCGATGCGCGTCGACAACAACCGCGCCGGGCATCCGGTGTGGCAGGTGCTCGCCGACTATCAGGACCGCAAGCAGAGCGCGATCGACGCGGGCGCTAAGATGGGCCCGGGCGAAGGTATCGGCGATGGCTGGCTGCGCCTGATGCGCTTCGACATGGGCAGCGCGACGCCGACGATCCGCGTGCGCACCTATTCGACGCACTACAAGAAGCAGAGCAGCGACACGCCCGATTATGCCACCTGGTACAAGGCGGCGGAAAAGCCCAAGCTGAGCGACGAGGCCTTCCACGGCGAGGACGATTTCAAGATCGACCTGACCGGCTTCCGCGCCCGCTTCGGCAATCCGCGCTGA